The sequence CTCCACTCAATCTCTGTTAATCGTTGCATTATTTCCTTGTACTGTCTTGCTGTCATTTCTCTTCACTATCCTTCATATAAAAAAAGTATGCACGATAAGGGTCCGTGAACGGACTTTTCCTTAAAGCACATACTTATGAATTCAACCTGTAAAAAGCATAGCATGATGAAAAGGGATGTCAACAACATTTCTGTACCTCAGAAATGTTGTTGACAATTATAAATTATTGAAGATAATAACCTGACTCCAGAGAGGATTTACTGAATTTATATTAGCTTTAAAAAATTTACGCGAATTATCATTTTTCTGAAATTCTCCTAGAAACCTAATGTTCAATTTTTTAAATATCAAATAGATGGCTGGATTTTGTATCAAATAGTCTGGAATACATTGTTAAAGCATACGAATCAGTCATACCGGCAATATAATCACATACCAATCTAGCATTGACTCCTTCGTACAGTGACCATTGTTTTCGAATGTCTGGTGGTAAGAGTAGATTCTCATTCATCATGGCGTCAAACATTCGCTCGACCATAAAACCACCCTTCCATTCCATTGTCTGAACTTGCTGAGATTTAATTACCTTTTGTTCTACCAAGTGCACTTTTAAAGAGTCAAGAAGGTCTCTATGAGACGGAGGTAATATAGCCTTGTATCTAAATCGAGGCGAATAATCAGATTTAACCTCAACCAGATTAACGCTAGTTATCAAGTGATTTATCAAATCGGCAAAGAATCTCTTTAGCAAATATTTTTCTCCCGGAGAATCAGGCTCTTCTCTATTCATAATTACGGGATTTAATAGTTCTTTTAATTCTGGATGTAAACGTACCATTGAATTAAGGATTACTTGTAAATCCAGAATGGAGATGAAGCCTAATTTCATCCCATCTTGAATATCATGAGAGCCATAAGCAATGTCATCTGCTAACTCTATAATAGAGCACTCGAGAGTTTTATTGTCCGTTTTAGTATGCTTATCTGTTGGGAAACTATTAAGTATGTACTTTTTTTCATCATGATTGTACGGCTCCAGCATCCAATGAAGAGTTTCTTGATCTTCATCATAGACATTAGCTTTTGGTGGTTTTACATGATTTTTCTCATCATTATAAAACTCTTTATTTATCGCATCAGAAAACACTATAGGATATTTCAACAATGAGAATAAGGTCGCACGAGTTAGTCTCATCCCTCCACTTTCATAACCCTCAAGCCTTGTTAATATTCGAAAAGTTTGAGCATTTCCTTCAAAACCATAAGCATTTGCTTTAATCATCATTTTATTTAGAGCCCTCTCACCCTTATGCCCAAAAGGGGGATGACCAATATCATGAGCTAAGGATGCTGTTTCTACTAATGAATTATCAATTGCAGCTTCAATATTCTTTAGAATTGGTGAATTTTCATTTAAGTGAATCACGATTCCTCTAGCTATTTGTGCAACTTCCATTGAATGAGTTAGTCTTGTCCGATGATAATCTCCTTCCTCTATTCCGATAACTTGTGTTTTGGCTTGTAAACGTCGAAACGCCGTTGAGTGAATTATTCGTCCATGATCACGTTCGAAACTATCTCTCGCTGACACTCTTTCCTTTTCACCACTTGATTCAATAATTCTGTTATAATCGCAGTCTGTGTATAAAGGATTCTTATCATATTTAGTTATAATCATCATTTCACTCCTATTAATTTTATATGTTGATTATACCTTGATTCCATTATTTGTATTGTATAATTAGTTGATATTAGAGATTGCAGGATATATATGGGCAATTAACTTTCACGGCACTATTCTTTCATTGGCTATTAAATCTTAGGTACATCTATACATAGGAGAGATGAGCCGTGAAATTCGGATTACGCATACCCAGTATCAAGAAGCGTATAGCAGCACGCACAAGCGTTAAGCGTCAGATCGTCCACCGTGCCGGCCTGAAGATGCCCCGGGGGTATGGCTGGCTTCGGAATCCCAAGAAGGCGGCATATAACAAGGTCTACAATAAGGCGTCATTCGATGTGTTTAAGCTGATCAAGAAAATGTTTAAGTAATCCCTCAATTAAAAATACCCCGCTGACCATTTAAGGTTAGTGGGGTATTTTCCGAGGCTTTCATCGTGTCGCTTCTTCGACAACTAAAGCTATATTCTGAGAACCCTTAAATAAGTTGTTAATTGCTGAATCCATAGAAATTTCTTGTGTAGCCATTGTTTTTCTGATTTTTTCAAATGGTTCTGAAGTAACGTTTAGTTCGTCTGCGATAAGAATGAGAAACTTGTTGGAACCATCATAAAGCTCATTAATGCCTTTTATGTATGTAAGATAAAGTATTTGAGTATTTTTATCCATTTCTTTGGAATCAAGCTTGAGCCAGTTTATTCTCGTAGTCAATAAAGCCAGTTTTTCCAACAGACCTTTATCGAATTTCTTCTCATGAGAGAGATAATCAACAATCTGATTAACTGCTTCTGATATTCCCGGCAGTGTTTTAGAAATATGATCTACAAGTAACGAACTATTTGAACTACTCATGCTCTCCCCCCTTTTTGTTGCCACAATGAGGACAAAATGAAAAGCTAGAATTCACTTCTTTAAAACAGGAAGAACAGACATCCGATTGCAGTTCCTTACAATTCGGGCAATGCCTTCTATTTAACATAAGAACGTGATCACATTTATAGCATCTTTTCAATGCTAGACAAATTTCTAAGGCGCTATCGACCTTATCAATTACCGTTTTATTGACATAACCTTTATACTCTAGCAGTCTTTCGCCTTTACTAAGAACCCTTATTTGTCCACAATCAATTAGAGCTTCTTTAGTTTGGCCATTATCTTTAGTCGGTGTAAGCCTGACATACATAGGCATTTTTAACCGTTTATCAGTGACTTCGCCAGTTATGGGCAACGCAATAACGGTAGGCCCCAATACATTACCAATATCATTGGATACAACAAGAACCCTCCGCGTTTTCCCTTCTTCACTTCCGCGAACGGGTTCAAGATCAGCAATATATATATCACCACGTTTAATTTGCCTCACCATTATTTAACTCCTTGATATAATTAGTAAGAGCAATCTCCGCCTCAAATGATGTCTGAATAGATTCTTCGGCACACTTTAGCAGCCCATCACCCTCATCTTGGTAATACATTTTAAGAGCTTCATAAGAATTTTGATCATCTATCATTTCAGATACTCTTTCACATTGTTTTCTGTTGTACAACTCAACCTTTGCTTTTGCGCAATTTAAAATTAAACTTGTCGCGAGTAACTTTGCATACAAGCCGTTATCATACCTAATTGTAGTAGCCATATCAAACTCCCCCCCCCTACTCACATTTTCGCCTCCTTTCCTTTAAAAGTCAATTGTTTAATCCATGTTCTAGCATATGTCAACAGCTTTTCCATAATGTTTGATTAATAAAACAAAAAAAGTTAATAAGCCAGAGCCAGTAGGCAAATTCAAGAACGCTTTGGGAATTTGATGTCTATAAGCTTTAAAATGAATCGATCAAAGTAGGGTCACCTTAACAGTGTACGGAATTATTTTAAATGACTATATAGTGATCTAACCCTGCTGAGAATCAATCTTGGATTGGATACCTGATAAACAAAAGGAGCCCTCACATTACGAAGGCTCCTTCTTCATTCTATAGGTTATCCCAATCAATCGCTGCCACTGCTGCGTCGATCCGTTCACTCTCAGTCATTGCCCTCCTCGGCTTCCCAGCTAACTGTTTAGCATTGGCTGCAGCCGTCATTGAACTTATCTCTGCCAGGATTGCATCTGCATGGGCTTGATAAGCCTCTCCCTCGGTTAGCAGATAACCACCTTTTATAGTCTCCATGGCCGCATGGGAAGCGACTTGGCCGTTCTTAATGGCTTCATCAATGATGTGCCCGTTCTTCGGTGTCCGGATACTCTCCAGATCCTTAATTCTTTTTTGCTCTGTATATGAGTTGCTCATTTTATTTCCACTCTCCCTTTCATTCTCATGTAAAGCTGACTCTCAACCGTTGGCGTTTGTACTCAGCAAATTCTTTTTCGAAATCCCTCTGTGTCCGTTTCTCCATCTGCTGAACTTCTTGCTTATCAGCATTACCATAGAAATTATAAGTTGGGCTAAAGTTAAAATCACCAACAGTATTGCCACCAGCATTACCACCACCCATGCTCCGATTAGCGGCCTGTAGCAGTCCCTGTGAACGTGCAGAGTTGTTCTCGGGGATGATCCACTCCGGAGAATTACCTTCTCCCACCCAAGCCATTTCAGGACTGTCCACGTAACCGCCTTTTGCGTACCCTCCGAGTTTAGGGACTTGCGGAATGTTTATCCCAAAATGCTCTCCGCCAATCTTTGGAACCCAATCCGGCACATCAAAGCTTACGTTATTAATCCCGCGAATGGCCGCATTAATTGCATCAACCGCGATATTAATAGGCATGACCAATATAGAGCCCATACCCTCGAATATCCCTGCGAATGTATCCCTGACACCTCCCCATGCCTTTCCCCAATCGCCGGAGAATATCCCGGTAACGAAATCAATGATCCCCCCCAGAGATTTCAACAGCCCCTTGATAACTCCACCAATAGCATCAATAGCGTTCGTGACGACTACCTGTATGACGGGCCACACAAAGTTAAAGGCGGCGAATACAGCATCGAGTGCCGGCTTAACTACGGCGAAGGCTCTTGTGATGGCAGTACCAATGGACCCGAAGAGTTCGCCAGCCTTGCCGACAACCACCATGATCGGCGGGATCAGGCCCGTAATCATTGATGCCACGCGGGGAAATACCTGCGTGCTAAGGAAGGTGAATATTTTGCTGATGATCGGCCAGAGATTACTGGCCAGGTAGTTTGCTATTGGAATGATTGCTTTATATACAGCAGCAAACCCCGTAATTGCAGCAGTTCCAATTTTCCCGAATATCGGCAGCAGTTTAGGAATAATAGACAGCACCGATCCGATCATCTTCTGAATGGAAGGCCATAGACCCACCAAGTTACCGATAAAGTCAGACCAATAATCCGCGAGACCGCCGAACATGTCTTTGAAATCAGAAGAAATCCCCTTTATGTCGCTGCCTTTGATGCCGAACATAGCAGCTATATCCATTCCGCCGCCGGAGAACATGCCTTTAATTTTGTCTACAACTCCAGCTACAGAGTCATAAACAGAGCCGATTGTGGACGCTATCTTTTCGGCTGTCCCTTTATCCATCCCGAAAGCAGTTAGATAATTGACAGTTACGCCTTCCATTTCACCATCAAAACCGTTTTCGAAGAGCCATTGAACGTTCGTGTATGCTTCTTTGACCGCTCCGCCGATCTTCCCGAATGCTTTCTGTACAACTGGGAGAACCGATGTCATTTTGTCCGAAAAAATCTGGACCAAAGGAAGGAGCTTGTCTGAAATCGGAATGATAACCCCCGCATTAATTATTCTACCTATTCCACCTAAGGCCTCGCCCATTGAGTTGTAGCGGACCTTTGCCAACTCGCCTAAGGCGTCTCGTGTGGTACTGATACTGTTATTTGTGTCATTCATTGCGGAGAACGCCTTAACCCCAAGTTGCTCGAACTGGGTTCCGAATAAACTAACTCCGTACGTATTTTGCTTGACGGGATCTTTCGTGTCTTCGATAGCCTGAGTCACCTGCTGGAAGGCTTTGTATGCTTCAGGCCCACCCTTAGCAAAGGTCTGCATCATCTTGTCAGCGTCGAAACCAAGACCTTTATAAGCATCGCTGGTTGCTTTACCTACCTCGATCGACTTAATTGAAAATTCATTGATAGCATCCGCGACCAGGTCGGTATCTTTAGCGCCTGCAGCAAATCCATTGCCGAGTATTCCCATCATATTCTCTGCGTCAGCTCCGATGGACTTAAAGGCTGGAGAGTATTCGTTTAGGGTGTCCAACATGTCGCCACTGCCATTGAGCCCTGCAGCAGCTCCTTGAGCAAACATATTGAATGCTTGATTTGCGTCTCCGCCGAATGTTGTTGCCATTACACTCGCACTCTTTAAAGATTCCGCATAATCCATGTCGAAGGAATCACGCAATAGAATCGCTCCTGTTGCTGTATCCTGTAATTCCTTCCCCTGTAAATGGAGCACTTGCGTGGTCTGACTCATAGCGTCTGAGATATCGTCCCAGGACTCTCC comes from Paenibacillus sp. 19GGS1-52 and encodes:
- a CDS encoding phage tail tape measure protein, whose product is MAGKEYKIAFELQAKLDPSYNTGMRKVLDNLNDLETKARSIEAIRISGDLVRPLREGLQAAEREFDALRRMPSFTGIFTETVKELKESVKESALLLRNLQQIATIRMPSNMFGNDLQRYSRDMQDLERRMREINNMDGPDAGGSGGGGSGGGEGSGGGASGLTAGLAGGSMVAAPILALGASVAVATGLAVSGADEYQKAVSKMQAKTLLSNEAMEGQKAVLKGIYSQNYGESWDDISDAMSQTTQVLHLQGKELQDTATGAILLRDSFDMDYAESLKSASVMATTFGGDANQAFNMFAQGAAAGLNGSGDMLDTLNEYSPAFKSIGADAENMMGILGNGFAAGAKDTDLVADAINEFSIKSIEVGKATSDAYKGLGFDADKMMQTFAKGGPEAYKAFQQVTQAIEDTKDPVKQNTYGVSLFGTQFEQLGVKAFSAMNDTNNSISTTRDALGELAKVRYNSMGEALGGIGRIINAGVIIPISDKLLPLVQIFSDKMTSVLPVVQKAFGKIGGAVKEAYTNVQWLFENGFDGEMEGVTVNYLTAFGMDKGTAEKIASTIGSVYDSVAGVVDKIKGMFSGGGMDIAAMFGIKGSDIKGISSDFKDMFGGLADYWSDFIGNLVGLWPSIQKMIGSVLSIIPKLLPIFGKIGTAAITGFAAVYKAIIPIANYLASNLWPIISKIFTFLSTQVFPRVASMITGLIPPIMVVVGKAGELFGSIGTAITRAFAVVKPALDAVFAAFNFVWPVIQVVVTNAIDAIGGVIKGLLKSLGGIIDFVTGIFSGDWGKAWGGVRDTFAGIFEGMGSILVMPINIAVDAINAAIRGINNVSFDVPDWVPKIGGEHFGINIPQVPKLGGYAKGGYVDSPEMAWVGEGNSPEWIIPENNSARSQGLLQAANRSMGGGNAGGNTVGDFNFSPTYNFYGNADKQEVQQMEKRTQRDFEKEFAEYKRQRLRVSFT
- a CDS encoding anti-phage deoxyguanosine triphosphatase, which translates into the protein MMIITKYDKNPLYTDCDYNRIIESSGEKERVSARDSFERDHGRIIHSTAFRRLQAKTQVIGIEEGDYHRTRLTHSMEVAQIARGIVIHLNENSPILKNIEAAIDNSLVETASLAHDIGHPPFGHKGERALNKMMIKANAYGFEGNAQTFRILTRLEGYESGGMRLTRATLFSLLKYPIVFSDAINKEFYNDEKNHVKPPKANVYDEDQETLHWMLEPYNHDEKKYILNSFPTDKHTKTDNKTLECSIIELADDIAYGSHDIQDGMKLGFISILDLQVILNSMVRLHPELKELLNPVIMNREEPDSPGEKYLLKRFFADLINHLITSVNLVEVKSDYSPRFRYKAILPPSHRDLLDSLKVHLVEQKVIKSQQVQTMEWKGGFMVERMFDAMMNENLLLPPDIRKQWSLYEGVNARLVCDYIAGMTDSYALTMYSRLFDTKSSHLFDI
- a CDS encoding type II toxin-antitoxin system PemK/MazF family toxin — encoded protein: MVRQIKRGDIYIADLEPVRGSEEGKTRRVLVVSNDIGNVLGPTVIALPITGEVTDKRLKMPMYVRLTPTKDNGQTKEALIDCGQIRVLSKGERLLEYKGYVNKTVIDKVDSALEICLALKRCYKCDHVLMLNRRHCPNCKELQSDVCSSCFKEVNSSFSFCPHCGNKKGGEHE